Proteins encoded in a region of the Streptomyces akebiae genome:
- a CDS encoding thiolase domain-containing protein, producing MTREEAPGDRDIAVVAFAQTDHRRTSEELSEVEMLMPVLHEVMASTGLKTADIDFTCSGSSDYLAGRAFSFTLALDGVGAWPPISESHVEMDGAWALYEAWVKLRTGDADTALVYSYGKSSPGSVRDVLTRQLDPYYLAPLWPDSVALAALQAQALIDTGATDEPALAAIGARSRADAAANPHAQLRGSVPQGEYLVRPLRTGDCPPIGDGAAAVVLAAGERARELCDRPAWIRGIDHRVEAHGIGVRDLTDSPSTRIAAERAGVHERPVDTAELHAPFSSQEVILRKVLGLDESVCVNPSGGASAANPIMAAGLIRIGEAAARIHRGESDRALAHATSGPCLQQNLVAVLEGDPR from the coding sequence GTGACGCGCGAAGAAGCCCCGGGGGACCGTGACATCGCCGTCGTCGCCTTCGCGCAGACCGACCACCGGCGCACCAGCGAGGAGCTCTCCGAGGTGGAGATGCTCATGCCGGTGCTGCACGAGGTCATGGCGAGCACCGGGCTGAAGACGGCCGACATCGACTTCACCTGCTCGGGCTCCAGCGACTACCTCGCCGGCCGCGCCTTCTCCTTCACCCTCGCGCTCGACGGCGTGGGTGCCTGGCCGCCGATCTCCGAGTCGCACGTCGAGATGGACGGGGCGTGGGCGCTGTACGAGGCGTGGGTGAAACTCCGCACGGGGGACGCCGACACCGCGCTCGTGTACTCCTACGGCAAGTCCTCGCCGGGCTCGGTACGGGACGTCCTCACCCGACAGCTGGACCCGTACTACCTGGCCCCGCTGTGGCCCGACTCGGTCGCCCTCGCTGCCCTCCAGGCCCAGGCGCTCATCGACACGGGGGCCACGGACGAGCCGGCACTCGCGGCGATCGGGGCCCGCAGCCGCGCGGACGCCGCCGCCAACCCCCACGCGCAGCTACGGGGTTCGGTGCCGCAGGGGGAGTACCTGGTACGGCCGCTGCGCACCGGGGACTGCCCGCCCATCGGTGACGGGGCGGCCGCCGTGGTCCTCGCGGCGGGGGAGCGGGCCAGGGAACTGTGCGACCGGCCCGCCTGGATCCGGGGCATCGACCACCGCGTCGAGGCACACGGCATCGGCGTACGCGACCTCACCGACTCGCCGTCCACCCGGATCGCCGCCGAGCGGGCCGGAGTCCATGAACGGCCCGTCGACACCGCCGAGTTGCACGCCCCGTTCAGCTCCCAGGAGGTGATCCTGCGCAAGGTGCTGGGGCTCGACGAGAGCGTGTGCGTCAATCCGTCGGGCGGGGCGTCCGCCGCCAACCCGATCATGGCCGCCGGGCTCATCCGGATCGGCGAGGCCGCCGCCCGCATCCACCGGGGCGAGTCCGACCGGGCGCTGGCCCACGCCACCTCCGGCCCGTGTCTGCAACAGAACCTGGTCGCCGTACTCGAAGGGGATCCCCGATGA
- a CDS encoding thiolase domain-containing protein, with protein MSKEPVAVVGVGQTKHVAARRDVSIAGLVREAARRALDDAELSWADIEAVVIGKAPDFFEGVMMPELYLADALGAVGKPMMRVHTAGSVGGSTALVAASLVAARVHGTVLTLAFEKQSESNAMWGLSLPIPFQQPLLAGAGGFFAPHVRAYMRRSGAPDTVGSLVAYKNRRNALKNPYAHLHEHDITLEKVQASPMLWDPIRYSETCPSSDGAVAMVLTDRAGAARAPRPVAWMHGGAMRSEPTLFAGKDSVSPRAGRDCAADVYRQAGIVDPRREIDAVEMYVPFSWYEPMWLENLGFAAEGEGWKLTESGVTELDGDLPVDMSGGVLSTNPIGASGMIRFAEAALQVRGLAGEHQVEGARRVLGHAYGGGSQFFSMWLVGAEPPAS; from the coding sequence ATGAGCAAGGAGCCCGTGGCCGTCGTAGGCGTCGGCCAGACCAAGCACGTGGCGGCGCGCCGGGACGTGTCGATCGCCGGGCTCGTCCGGGAAGCCGCCCGACGGGCCCTCGACGACGCCGAGTTGAGCTGGGCCGACATCGAGGCCGTGGTCATCGGCAAGGCGCCCGACTTCTTCGAGGGCGTCATGATGCCCGAGCTGTACCTCGCGGACGCGCTCGGCGCGGTGGGCAAGCCCATGATGAGGGTGCACACGGCAGGCTCGGTCGGCGGCTCGACGGCGCTGGTCGCCGCGAGCCTGGTCGCCGCCCGCGTCCACGGCACGGTGCTCACCCTCGCCTTCGAGAAACAGTCCGAATCCAACGCCATGTGGGGGCTGTCCCTGCCGATCCCGTTCCAGCAGCCGCTGCTGGCGGGCGCGGGCGGCTTCTTCGCCCCGCACGTGCGCGCGTACATGCGGCGCAGCGGCGCCCCCGACACCGTGGGTTCCCTGGTGGCGTACAAGAACCGCCGCAACGCGCTGAAGAACCCGTACGCCCATCTCCACGAGCACGACATCACGTTGGAGAAGGTCCAGGCGTCGCCCATGCTGTGGGACCCGATCCGCTACTCGGAGACCTGCCCCTCCTCCGACGGGGCCGTGGCGATGGTCCTCACCGACCGGGCGGGCGCGGCGCGGGCGCCCCGGCCCGTCGCGTGGATGCACGGCGGCGCGATGCGCAGCGAACCGACCCTGTTCGCGGGCAAGGACAGCGTGTCGCCGCGCGCGGGACGGGACTGCGCCGCCGACGTGTACCGGCAGGCCGGCATCGTGGATCCACGCCGGGAGATCGACGCGGTGGAGATGTACGTGCCGTTCTCCTGGTACGAGCCGATGTGGCTGGAGAACCTCGGGTTCGCCGCAGAGGGGGAGGGCTGGAAACTCACCGAGTCCGGTGTCACCGAGCTGGACGGGGATCTTCCGGTCGACATGTCCGGTGGGGTCCTCTCCACCAACCCCATCGGCGCCTCCGGCATGATCCGGTTCGCCGAGGCGGCGCTCCAGGTGCGGGGCCTCGCCGGAGAGCACCAGGTCGAGGGCGCACGTCGGGTGCTGGGGCACGCCTACGGCGGCGGTTCGCAGTTCTTCTCGATGTGGCTCGTGGGCGCCGAGCCGCCCGCCTCCTGA
- a CDS encoding DUF397 domain-containing protein, translating into MAETTMQQRSLDGWHKPAELDLSNADWRSSSQGRGDVQIAFVEGFIAMRNSGSPESPSLIFTPAEWGAFVSGAREGEFDLT; encoded by the coding sequence GTGGCCGAGACCACCATGCAGCAGCGATCCCTCGACGGCTGGCACAAGCCGGCGGAACTGGACCTGAGCAACGCGGACTGGCGGTCGAGCAGCCAGGGGCGGGGAGATGTCCAGATCGCCTTCGTCGAGGGTTTCATCGCCATGCGCAACAGCGGCAGCCCCGAGAGCCCCTCGCTGATCTTCACCCCCGCCGAATGGGGCGCCTTCGTGTCGGGGGCCCGTGAGGGCGAGTTCGACCTGACCTGA